From a region of the Thermodesulfobacteriota bacterium genome:
- the cobJ gene encoding precorrin-3B C(17)-methyltransferase produces the protein MLFLVGIGPGGRQHMTLRALEVLEASDVIVGYTPYIALLGDLVGGREVVSTGMTREVDRCREAVERALAGRTVAVVSTGDAGVYGMAGLALELLAERDPEGTVPVEIVPGVSAVQAAASLLGAPLMTDFAVVSLSDLLTPWEAIRARLQAAASADFVVALYNPRSRKRVRHLEEACAILALHRPADTPAGVVRHALRPGQEVHRTNLGELPGCAVDMMSVVLVGNRSTRRLGPWLVTPRGYRLTRPEGD, from the coding sequence ATGCTCTTCCTCGTCGGCATCGGCCCGGGGGGCCGCCAGCACATGACCCTGCGGGCCCTCGAGGTCCTCGAAGCCTCGGACGTCATCGTGGGGTACACCCCCTACATCGCGCTCCTGGGTGACCTGGTGGGGGGCCGGGAGGTGGTCTCCACCGGCATGACCCGCGAGGTGGACCGGTGCCGGGAGGCGGTGGAGCGCGCCCTGGCCGGGCGCACCGTCGCCGTGGTGAGCACCGGGGACGCGGGGGTGTACGGGATGGCCGGCCTCGCCCTGGAGCTCCTGGCCGAGCGGGACCCCGAGGGCACCGTGCCCGTGGAGATCGTGCCCGGGGTCTCCGCCGTGCAGGCCGCCGCGAGCCTCCTCGGGGCGCCCCTCATGACCGACTTCGCCGTCGTCAGCCTCTCGGACCTCCTCACCCCCTGGGAGGCCATCCGGGCGCGGCTCCAGGCCGCGGCGTCCGCCGACTTCGTCGTAGCTCTTTACAACCCCAGGAGCCGCAAACGGGTGCGCCACCTGGAGGAGGCCTGCGCCATCCTCGCCCTCCACCGCCCGGCCGACACCCCCGCCGGTGTCGTGCGTCACGCCCTGCGCCCTGGCCAGGAAGTGCACCGCACCAACCTGGGCGAGCTCCCCGGGTGCGCCGTGGACATGATGAGCGTGGTCCTCGTGGGCAACCGCTCCACCCGCCGCCTGGGCCCCTGGCTCGTGACCCCCCGGGGGTATCGGCTTACGCGGCCGGAGGGCGACTAA
- a CDS encoding cobalamin biosynthesis protein: MTQRLHETLPGGPLYAVALTRSGVRVARRLAAAIPGAAAVAPERFAGDGVQPLSEPASALLARLWPGAGGFFLVMAAGIAVRAVAPLLRDKAVDPAVVVLDPEGRFAVPLLSGHLGGANALAREVGRRLGAVPVLTTATDAAGAPAAEVWARDRGLRLEDRAGVIRVNAAWANGDPVAAYLDPALGDPALLEELEPFLGLVTGDEAEAREASVVLLAVTHRLLPTLGAALTLRPPCLTLGAGCREGADPRQVLEGARRALERAGLAAGAVRQVASVNAKAREPALRELARALGVPYVTLPPEALAAVPVPNPSTRVARAVGTPSVAEAAALAASRGGRLVLPKVKGPTWTLAAALGPWEGAGAGEGVSAFL; this comes from the coding sequence ATGACCCAGAGGCTCCACGAGACGCTTCCCGGGGGGCCCCTCTACGCGGTGGCCCTCACCCGCTCCGGCGTGCGGGTCGCTCGGCGCCTGGCCGCGGCCATCCCCGGCGCCGCGGCCGTCGCCCCCGAGCGCTTCGCCGGCGACGGGGTGCAGCCCCTCTCCGAGCCGGCCTCGGCCCTGCTCGCCCGGCTCTGGCCCGGGGCCGGGGGGTTCTTCCTCGTCATGGCGGCCGGCATCGCGGTCAGGGCGGTGGCGCCGCTTCTCCGGGACAAGGCCGTCGACCCCGCGGTGGTGGTCCTCGACCCCGAGGGGAGGTTTGCCGTGCCCCTGCTCTCCGGCCACCTGGGGGGGGCGAACGCCCTGGCCCGGGAAGTGGGCCGACGGCTGGGGGCCGTCCCGGTCCTCACCACCGCCACCGACGCCGCCGGTGCCCCCGCCGCCGAGGTCTGGGCGCGAGACCGGGGGCTTCGGCTCGAGGACCGGGCGGGGGTGATTCGGGTCAACGCGGCCTGGGCCAACGGGGACCCCGTGGCCGCCTACCTGGACCCGGCCCTGGGGGACCCGGCGCTCCTGGAAGAGCTCGAGCCCTTCCTCGGCCTCGTCACGGGGGACGAGGCCGAGGCCCGGGAGGCGTCCGTGGTCCTCCTGGCCGTCACCCACCGGCTCCTCCCCACCCTGGGCGCGGCCCTCACCCTTCGCCCCCCCTGCCTCACCCTGGGGGCGGGGTGTCGGGAGGGCGCCGACCCGCGGCAGGTCCTGGAAGGCGCGCGGCGGGCCCTTGAGCGCGCCGGGCTCGCCGCGGGAGCGGTGCGGCAGGTGGCGAGCGTAAACGCCAAGGCCCGGGAGCCCGCCCTGCGGGAGCTCGCCCGGGCCCTGGGGGTGCCCTACGTCACCCTCCCGCCAGAGGCCCTGGCCGCCGTACCGGTCCCCAACCCCTCCACCCGGGTCGCCCGGGCTGTGGGCACGCCGAGCGTCGCCGAGGCCGCGGCCCTTGCCGCATCACGGGGCGGCCGGCTGGTGCTGCCCAAGGTCAAGGGCCCGACCTGGACCCTGGCTGCAGCGCTGGGCCCCTGGGAGGGAGCGGGAGCCGGGGAGGGGGTGTCGGCGTTTCTCTGA